From a region of the Chroicocephalus ridibundus chromosome 8, bChrRid1.1, whole genome shotgun sequence genome:
- the SLC25A24 gene encoding mitochondrial adenyl nucleotide antiporter SLC25A24 isoform X2, whose translation MQYLKDHEKKMKLAFKSLDKNNDGKIEASEVVQSLQILGISISEKQAEKILQSIDADGTMTVDWNEWRDHFMFNPATDIEEIIRYWKHSTVLDIGDSLTVPDEFTEEEKKTGQWWKQLLAGGVAGAVSRTGTAPLDRLKVMMQVHGSKSNKMNIASGFKQMLKEGGIRSLWRGNGVNVVKIAPETAIKFWAYEQYKKILTKDDGKLGTIERFVSGSLAGATAQTSIYPMEVLKTRLAVGKTGQYSGMFDCAKKILKREGVKAFYKGYVPNILGIIPYAGIDLAVYELLKSTWLEHYASSSANPGVFVLLGCGTVSSTCGQLASYPLALIRTRMQAQASVEGAPQLNMVGLFQRIIATEGIRGLYRGIAPNFMKVLPAVSISYVVYEKMKQNLGIA comes from the exons ATGCAGTATCTTAAAGATCATGAGAAAAAGATGAAACTGGCATTTAAGAGCTTGGACAAAAACAACGATG GAAAAATTGAAGCATCAGAAGTTGTCCAGTCCCTCCAGATATTGggtataagcatttcagaaaaacaggcagaaaagatCCTGCAAAG tattgATGCTGATGGGACAATGACAGTAGACTGGAATGAATGGAGAGATCATTTTATGTTCAACCCAGCTACAGACATTGAGGAAATAATTCGATATTGGAAACATTCTACG GTGTTGGATATAGGAGATAGTTTGACTGTTCCAGATGAGTTCacggaggaagagaaaaagactggACAGTGGTGGAAACAGCTGTTGGCAGGAGGAGTGGCTGGTGCTGTCTCTCGAACAGGTACAGCACCGTTAGATCGCCTTAAAGTGATGATGCAG GTTCATGgttcaaaatcaaacaaaatgaaTATAGCCAGCGGTTTTAAGCAAATGTTGAAAGAAGGTGGCATCCGATCCCTTTGGAGAGGAAATGGTGTCAATGTTGTGAAAATAGCTCCTGAAACAGCTATTAAGTTCTGGGCTTATGAACAG TATAAGAAGATACTCACTAAGGATGATGGAAAGTTAGGCACCATTGAAAGATTTGTGTCTGGTTCTTTGGCTGGAGCAACAGCACAAACTTCCATTTATCCCATGGAG gtTTTAAAGACCAGATTGGCTGTGGGTAAAACAGGGCAATATTCTGGGATGTTTGACTGTGCTAAGAAGATCTTAAAAAGAGAAGGTGTAAAGGCCTTCTACAAAGGCTATGTTCCAAATATTCTGGGTATAATTCCTTATGCTGGCATTGACCTTGCTGTTTATGAG CTCTTAAAGAGTACATGGCTAGAACACTATGCATCAAGCTCCGCTAACCCAGGTGTTTTTGTATTGTTGGGATGCGGTACTGTTTCCAGCACGTGTGGGCAGTTAGCCAGTTACCCTCTTGCTCTTATCAGAACGCGCATGCAGGCTCAAG CCTCAGTGGAAGGAGCTCCACAGCTAAATATGGTCGGTCTTTTTCAAAGAATTATTGCTACAGAGGGAATCCGAGGACTTTATAGGGGCATAGCCCCTAATTTTATGAAAGTGCTTCCAGCTGTCAGCATCAGCTATGTTGTATatgaaaaaatgaagcagaatttGGGAATAGcatga